ATATAAGCTGGGCATAGCCTATGAGGAAGGGAACGGAGTCGAGAAAGACCTGGCTGAGGCAATAAAATGGTGGAAGCTGTCAGCGGAACAAGGGGATAGCGATGCCCAGCACATGATGGGCAATGTCTACATGTTTGGTTATGGAGCAGAGAAAAACTTTCCTGAAGGCCTCAAATGGTGGAAAAAGGCGGCTGACCAGGGGAATCCCTCTCTCAATTCATGCTTGGATTAGCATACTACCGAGGTGAAGGCGTCGCCAAAGATAATGCTGCGATGATAAGTTGGTTTCGCAAAGCCGCCGACCAAGGAAATCCTGACGCCCAGTATATGCTTGGCAACGCCTATGATGCAGGTGTAGGAGTGCCCGAAAATCCGGCAGAGGCGGTCAAGTGGTGGAAAAAGGCTGCTGAACAGGGAGAAGCTAAATCACAATATATGCTTGGATCAGCCTATGGCTCAGGCAGAGGAATAAAAAGAGACACTGCCGCCGCTTTTGCCTGGTGGA
The nucleotide sequence above comes from Acetonema longum DSM 6540. Encoded proteins:
- a CDS encoding tetratricopeptide repeat protein, encoding MISLNRYVRLRFISLFTCIMIFLAFSWIVFQESPVEASSVSDLRQAADKGDAAAQYKLGIAYEEGNGVEKDLAEAIKWWKLSAEQGDSDAQHMMGNVYMFGYGAEKNFPEGLKWWKKAADQGNPSLNSCLD